One genomic region from Thermomicrobium sp. 4228-Ro encodes:
- a CDS encoding LUD domain-containing protein: protein MPARSEAFQRALEAALANHAQREALERTLTRYRQRRAEAFAGLDFAALRSDLRRRKEAAIARLPELVEQFRREAEAVGATVYLARTAEDARRYVADLVQQRGARLVVKSKSMATEEIQLNEALEHAGARVVETDLGEWIVQLAGERPSHLIGPAIHKSREQIAELFSRVLGRPVPPDPPQLVEVARQELRRAFIEADVGITGANAAIAETGTLVIVTNEGNAELVATLPPIHVAIVGIDKIVPSLDDIPPLVRALPRAGAGQKMTVRVLFLTGPTRTADIEIQLVRGAHGPREQHIVLLDNGRLAAREDPELIDALYCIRCGACSNVCPPYQVVSGHLFGSIYTGPIGLPLTAIHHGLEAVADPQSLCVSCNACETVCPVAIPIPRLILDVRARVAEKLGLPFLKRAALERWSDPRSGDRWARLAALAAAPLADRDGFLRSLPFVDGATSERHLVAPARRPLRDRLRHLALPAALDRPAPEPLLAGSQVAGKTVAFFPGCLIDRLLPEMGEATVRVLEACGCRVVFPLEQHCCGLVASNAGDRPHALELARQTIAVLERVEADWIVTPSTSCYAAIAQDYQHLFRNEPAWQERAARVAERLVDLVTFLDRVARLGPQDWTRPGPTVTYHDSCQSANALGLREQPRRLLTEVLGCTIAEMQESSFCCGFGGTFSLDYPHLSAAILERKLRTASETGAPVIVADNPGCLMQIRGGLHAHGNPQRAVHLAELFAERLADLAGVPAGERTAHARA from the coding sequence ATGCCGGCGCGGAGCGAGGCTTTCCAGCGGGCACTCGAGGCGGCACTCGCCAACCACGCGCAGCGCGAAGCACTCGAGCGGACGCTCACGCGCTACCGCCAGCGGCGCGCCGAGGCGTTCGCTGGGCTCGACTTCGCGGCCCTGCGCAGCGACTTGCGCCGTCGCAAGGAGGCGGCCATCGCGCGTCTCCCCGAACTCGTCGAGCAGTTCCGGCGCGAGGCGGAAGCGGTCGGCGCGACCGTCTACCTCGCCCGGACGGCCGAGGACGCCCGCCGGTACGTCGCTGACCTCGTCCAGCAGCGCGGTGCCCGGCTGGTCGTGAAGTCGAAATCGATGGCGACCGAGGAGATCCAGCTCAACGAAGCGCTCGAGCATGCCGGTGCGCGCGTCGTGGAGACCGACCTCGGCGAGTGGATCGTCCAGCTGGCCGGGGAGCGTCCCTCGCACCTGATCGGCCCGGCCATCCACAAGTCGCGCGAGCAGATCGCGGAACTCTTTTCCCGCGTGCTCGGGCGTCCCGTCCCGCCCGACCCGCCGCAACTGGTCGAGGTCGCACGACAGGAACTGCGACGCGCTTTCATCGAGGCCGACGTCGGGATCACCGGAGCCAACGCCGCGATCGCCGAGACGGGCACGCTGGTCATCGTGACCAACGAGGGCAACGCCGAACTGGTCGCGACGCTCCCGCCGATCCACGTGGCGATCGTCGGGATCGACAAGATCGTCCCCTCGCTCGACGATATCCCGCCGCTCGTGCGCGCTTTGCCACGCGCCGGGGCTGGACAGAAGATGACGGTGCGCGTGCTGTTCCTCACCGGGCCGACGCGGACGGCCGATATCGAGATCCAGCTCGTCCGCGGCGCGCACGGCCCGCGCGAGCAGCATATCGTCCTGCTCGACAACGGCCGGCTGGCAGCGCGCGAGGATCCCGAGCTGATCGACGCGCTCTACTGTATCCGCTGCGGTGCCTGCTCCAACGTCTGTCCACCGTACCAGGTCGTGAGCGGGCACCTGTTCGGCTCTATCTACACCGGCCCGATCGGCCTGCCGCTGACCGCGATCCACCACGGTCTGGAGGCAGTCGCTGACCCGCAGAGCCTGTGCGTGTCCTGCAATGCCTGCGAGACCGTCTGCCCGGTCGCGATTCCGATCCCGCGGCTCATCCTGGACGTGCGCGCCCGTGTCGCCGAGAAGCTGGGGCTCCCGTTCCTCAAGCGCGCGGCACTCGAGCGCTGGAGCGACCCCCGCAGTGGCGACCGCTGGGCACGGCTGGCTGCACTGGCCGCTGCTCCCCTGGCCGACCGGGACGGTTTCCTCCGCTCGTTGCCGTTCGTCGATGGCGCGACCAGCGAGCGGCACCTCGTGGCACCGGCCCGCCGTCCGCTGCGCGACCGCCTGCGTCACCTCGCGCTGCCCGCCGCGCTCGACCGGCCAGCACCCGAGCCGCTCCTGGCCGGGAGCCAGGTCGCTGGGAAGACGGTCGCCTTCTTCCCGGGTTGTCTCATCGATCGCCTGCTCCCCGAGATGGGTGAGGCGACCGTGCGTGTCCTGGAAGCCTGCGGCTGCCGCGTCGTCTTCCCGCTGGAGCAGCACTGCTGCGGGCTGGTCGCCAGCAACGCCGGTGACCGGCCGCACGCCTTGGAACTGGCCCGGCAGACGATCGCAGTGCTCGAGCGGGTCGAAGCCGACTGGATCGTGACTCCCTCGACGAGCTGCTACGCGGCGATCGCCCAGGACTACCAGCACCTCTTCCGGAACGAGCCGGCCTGGCAGGAGCGAGCCGCCCGGGTCGCCGAGCGCCTGGTCGACCTCGTCACCTTCCTCGATCGGGTCGCGCGCCTCGGCCCACAGGACTGGACACGGCCCGGCCCGACCGTGACCTACCACGACAGCTGCCAGTCGGCCAACGCGCTCGGCCTGCGCGAGCAACCGCGCCGCCTGCTCACCGAGGTGCTGGGTTGCACGATCGCCGAGATGCAGGAATCCAGCTTCTGCTGCGGGTTCGGTGGGACGTTCAGCCTCGACTACCCGCACCTCTCGGCTGCGATTCTGGAGCGCAAGCTGCGGACAGCCAGCGAAACGGGTGCACCGGTGATCGTCGCCGACAATCCTGGCTGCCTCATGCAGATCCGCGGCGGGTTACATGCTCACGGGAACCCGCAGCGAGCCGTGCACCTGGCCGAACTCTTCGCCGAGCGGCTCGCCGACCTCGCTGGCGTGCCTGCGGGAGAGCGGACGGCCCATGCACGAGCATGA
- a CDS encoding flagellar brake protein yields MVQRSVTQPPKGFTVWQAAELGVPHRHDRLTWHRTRVEDFSPDGQRVVVGWPMVQLAYVSVHRGDLVYLGTTVPDDALYVVPCEVVATVLEPQARLVLTPAGPWERMQRREHCRVSVTLVPEELLLLSTDSDPQPLRGTIVDLSAGGIRLRLPQQLRPGDRLAVRFALPGTTQPVGAVAAVRRVVPVERADPPRWDHGCQFERLDRRTEDAIVRFVFQRQRELAKHIREG; encoded by the coding sequence GTGGTGCAACGATCGGTCACGCAACCGCCGAAGGGATTCACCGTCTGGCAAGCAGCCGAACTGGGCGTCCCGCACCGCCACGACCGGCTCACCTGGCACCGCACGCGGGTCGAGGACTTCAGCCCGGACGGCCAGCGGGTCGTCGTCGGCTGGCCGATGGTCCAGCTAGCCTACGTTTCGGTACATCGCGGTGACCTCGTCTACCTCGGCACCACCGTACCCGACGACGCGCTCTACGTGGTCCCCTGCGAGGTCGTGGCGACGGTCCTCGAGCCGCAGGCCCGGCTCGTCCTGACACCGGCTGGCCCCTGGGAGCGGATGCAGCGTCGCGAGCACTGTCGCGTTTCGGTGACCCTGGTGCCCGAGGAACTCTTGCTGCTTTCCACCGACAGTGACCCGCAACCGCTCCGCGGCACGATCGTCGACCTCAGTGCCGGTGGGATCCGGCTCCGGCTGCCGCAGCAACTCCGGCCCGGCGATCGCCTGGCTGTCCGGTTCGCGCTCCCCGGCACGACACAACCGGTCGGTGCCGTCGCCGCGGTGCGTCGCGTTGTACCGGTGGAGCGAGCCGATCCACCGCGCTGGGATCACGGCTGCCAGTTCGAGCGGCTCGACCGGCGGACCGAGGACGCGATCGTCCGGTTCGTCTTCCAGCGCCAGCGCGAGCTGGCCAAGCACATCCGCGAGGGGTGA
- a CDS encoding PucR family transcriptional regulator — protein MRVAELLELPVLHGSRVVAGARGLDARIRWVHVVDLPDPLPWIDRGMLMLSTGIAWPRRDEELAELVRRLAEHGVAALGLAVPHYFSRFPDAMRVAADEVGLPLIEIPWEIPFVRITETVHQAILREQWQELERAEQLHRELMRAAARTRSLDRLVRTLGELLGRSITVEEPDGTLLAYYQRGPYEDAARQATIESGRAPDWLQEGLAARGYLPPQGTQPYRVPSIPELGLRERVVCPIWLHGELVGLVWIIEGDEPLSGLDLRAAEHAALVFALLFAQQRELAQLEARLGYAFLTTLLEGRFSGSPQELERARALGYDPARGYRVAVIALGEPPLTVESFQRREQVALRVRRTLRQLGSAPLVATLHDQVIALVERDEHLAALWHELAPCGLTAVAGRAYAGPEGVRRSYSEARTLLEYVDRPGLYRYEDLVLERVLAGDSEARQAFVALWLGPLEQARHGDRLIETLLGWVRARFSVNAVAEQLAVHPNTVRYRLEQAGALLGRDLTDPDTQFELQLLVRLLAPEARAGAALTTADGSGQPTGTAGAQQRVPH, from the coding sequence GTGCGCGTCGCCGAGCTCCTGGAACTCCCGGTTCTCCATGGGTCGCGTGTCGTCGCCGGAGCGCGCGGTCTCGATGCGCGCATCCGCTGGGTGCACGTGGTCGACCTGCCTGACCCGCTTCCCTGGATCGACCGCGGGATGCTGATGCTGAGTACCGGCATCGCCTGGCCGCGCCGCGACGAGGAGCTGGCCGAGCTGGTGCGCCGGCTCGCCGAGCATGGGGTCGCGGCGCTCGGGCTCGCTGTGCCGCACTACTTCTCTCGCTTTCCCGATGCGATGCGGGTGGCGGCCGACGAGGTCGGACTCCCGTTGATCGAAATCCCGTGGGAGATCCCGTTCGTCCGGATCACCGAGACGGTGCACCAGGCCATCCTGCGCGAGCAGTGGCAAGAACTCGAGCGTGCCGAGCAACTGCACCGGGAACTCATGCGGGCAGCTGCACGCACGCGCAGCTTGGACCGGCTGGTGCGTACGCTCGGCGAACTCCTCGGCCGCTCGATCACGGTCGAGGAGCCCGACGGTACGCTGCTCGCCTACTACCAGCGTGGCCCCTACGAGGACGCTGCCCGCCAGGCGACGATCGAATCGGGGCGAGCCCCCGACTGGCTCCAGGAGGGGCTCGCTGCACGCGGCTACCTGCCGCCCCAGGGGACGCAACCGTACCGTGTCCCGTCCATTCCCGAGCTGGGCTTGCGCGAGCGCGTGGTCTGCCCGATCTGGCTGCACGGTGAACTGGTCGGCCTGGTCTGGATCATCGAGGGAGACGAGCCGCTGAGCGGACTCGATCTGCGGGCAGCCGAGCATGCCGCGCTCGTCTTCGCGCTCCTCTTCGCCCAGCAGCGTGAGCTGGCGCAACTGGAAGCCCGGCTCGGCTACGCGTTCCTGACCACGTTGCTCGAGGGTCGCTTCAGTGGCTCGCCGCAGGAACTGGAGCGGGCACGCGCTCTCGGGTACGATCCAGCACGCGGCTACCGCGTCGCCGTGATCGCGCTGGGCGAACCGCCGCTGACCGTCGAGTCGTTCCAGCGGCGCGAGCAGGTGGCACTGCGGGTGCGCCGGACGCTCCGCCAGCTCGGCAGCGCACCGCTGGTTGCGACGCTGCACGACCAGGTCATCGCGCTGGTGGAACGAGACGAACACCTGGCGGCGCTCTGGCACGAACTCGCACCGTGCGGACTCACGGCCGTCGCCGGGCGCGCCTACGCCGGGCCGGAAGGAGTGCGCCGGAGCTACAGCGAGGCCCGTACGCTCCTGGAGTACGTCGATCGGCCGGGGCTCTACCGCTACGAGGACCTCGTGCTCGAGCGGGTCCTCGCTGGCGACAGCGAGGCGCGCCAGGCGTTCGTCGCGCTCTGGCTGGGTCCGCTCGAGCAGGCCCGGCACGGCGACCGGCTCATCGAGACGCTGCTCGGCTGGGTGCGGGCGCGCTTTTCGGTCAACGCGGTGGCCGAGCAACTGGCCGTGCACCCCAACACCGTGCGCTATCGGCTCGAGCAGGCCGGCGCGCTGCTCGGGCGCGACCTCACTGACCCCGACACCCAGTTCGAGTTGCAGCTCCTGGTGCGTCTGCTCGCCCCGGAAGCCAGGGCCGGGGCCGCGCTCACAACGGCGGACGGATCGGGACAGCCGACCGGTACGGCCGGTGCACAGCAGCGCGTACCGCACTGA
- a CDS encoding VIT1/CCC1 transporter family protein: MTRERPWWGQLPILRNRFDERSFVLQVVQPFLLGLMDGSVSTLAPIFTSAFATNESRVAFLVGLSASIGAAISMGFAEALSDTGELTGRGGPVQRGLITAVSTFLGGILHSLPFLIPHVQAALVLAYVVVGIELVTIAWIRFRFFRMSLVRSIVQVILGGSLVFATGVALGHA; the protein is encoded by the coding sequence ATGACACGCGAGCGACCGTGGTGGGGCCAGCTCCCGATCCTGCGCAACCGCTTCGACGAGCGCAGTTTCGTCCTGCAGGTGGTCCAACCGTTCCTCCTCGGCCTCATGGACGGCTCGGTCTCGACCCTGGCGCCGATCTTCACCAGCGCCTTCGCGACGAACGAGTCCCGCGTCGCGTTCCTCGTCGGGCTCTCCGCCTCGATCGGTGCGGCCATCAGCATGGGATTCGCCGAAGCGCTCTCCGATACCGGCGAACTGACCGGCCGCGGCGGGCCGGTCCAGCGTGGACTCATCACCGCTGTTTCTACCTTCCTCGGTGGGATCCTGCACTCCTTACCGTTCCTCATCCCGCACGTCCAGGCTGCACTCGTGCTGGCGTATGTGGTCGTCGGTATCGAGCTGGTCACCATCGCCTGGATCCGCTTCCGTTTCTTCCGGATGTCGCTCGTGCGGTCGATCGTCCAGGTCATTCTCGGTGGCTCGTTGGTCTTTGCAACCGGTGTGGCGCTCGGCCATGCCTGA
- a CDS encoding cation diffusion facilitator family transporter, whose amino-acid sequence MHEHEHTHAPASLRAEYKQRALAWALAITLTFMLAEAIGGWLAGSLALLADAAHMATDAAALGLALFASWLARRPATPARSYGFYRAEVLAALANAAFLVLVCAGIFWEAFQRLLAPRPVDAPLMLAVAVAGLAANGASAWVLTRGALHRHDVNLRSAFLHVVGDLLGSVAAIAAGLVIWFTGWTPVDPILSAAIGLLVLRSAWHVLWDSVEVLLEATPAHIDPEAVRHAMLGVPGVVGVHDLHVWTVTSGFVALSGHVEVDETRAWPDVLLDLARVLRDRFGILHVTLQPEQPVALPEAFRGCSLESPEGLRSCLLPLDDVPLSAHRH is encoded by the coding sequence ATGCACGAGCATGAGCACACGCACGCACCGGCCAGCTTGCGTGCCGAGTACAAGCAGCGGGCACTCGCCTGGGCGCTCGCGATCACGCTCACCTTCATGCTGGCCGAGGCGATCGGCGGTTGGCTCGCCGGTTCGCTCGCGCTCCTGGCCGACGCTGCGCACATGGCGACCGATGCGGCCGCGCTCGGGCTGGCCCTCTTCGCCAGCTGGCTGGCGCGCCGTCCAGCGACACCAGCCCGTTCCTATGGGTTCTACCGGGCGGAAGTCCTGGCCGCACTGGCCAACGCTGCCTTCCTCGTCCTGGTCTGCGCAGGCATCTTCTGGGAAGCGTTCCAGCGGCTCCTCGCGCCGCGTCCGGTCGACGCCCCGCTGATGCTGGCGGTCGCCGTCGCCGGACTCGCTGCCAATGGCGCCTCGGCCTGGGTACTCACGCGGGGCGCCCTGCACCGCCACGACGTCAACCTGCGCAGCGCCTTCCTGCACGTCGTGGGTGACCTGCTCGGTTCGGTCGCCGCGATCGCGGCAGGATTGGTGATCTGGTTCACCGGCTGGACACCGGTCGACCCGATCCTCTCGGCTGCCATCGGCCTCCTGGTGCTCCGCTCCGCCTGGCACGTGCTGTGGGACTCGGTCGAGGTGTTGCTCGAAGCCACCCCGGCTCACATCGACCCGGAGGCGGTGCGCCACGCCATGCTGGGCGTCCCCGGTGTCGTCGGCGTCCACGACCTGCACGTCTGGACGGTGACGAGCGGCTTCGTCGCGCTGAGCGGGCATGTCGAGGTGGACGAGACGCGGGCCTGGCCGGACGTGCTGCTCGATCTGGCTCGAGTGCTCCGCGACCGCTTCGGTATCCTGCACGTCACGTTGCAGCCCGAACAGCCGGTGGCCCTGCCGGAAGCCTTCCGCGGCTGCTCGCTCGAGTCGCCCGAAGGGCTGCGCAGCTGCCTCTTGCCGCTCGACGACGTCCCGCTCTCGGCGCACCGGCACTGA